CCACTTACTTTTTCCTCTCCTTCTCCCTTTTAAGAGTCTGTGACCCTCCAGCCTGCTGGGCCTGAGACTGGAGCAGTTCGGCTGCCGCCTTCCTCTGTTTAAACGCGTTGACTTCATCATCCAGAGATTTCTTCTTGTCCTCCAGCTTCTTTTTTTCATCCTGATGCAGCTTCTTGAGACGGTCAAACTTTTCATGCAGCTGGAGTGAAGAAGAGAGGCAGGTCGTCAAAGCAGAACGGGGCATAAGCAGGCTCTCTGTTCCAGAAAACACTGAGGTACAATATGGATTCTTCCTCCATCTGACTCTCCCTGGGGGAATGGATTAGATCCCACAAGACTGTCGTCATAGGTCCATAACTGTTCTACAGCCCATGGAAATCACATGCTTATTGCGGTAGGGCCTAGGTCCCCCACTGTGCCACACAGAGTAACAAACAGTCCTTCCCCCAACACATCCCCAAGCTAGGCAATATTTTTGTCATACATCATTGAGAAAGGTATGGAGGGGATGGGACAAGTGGCAGATGCTATTGAGTTACGACAAGTAGCAGTCAGTTTTCGGAGGGGAGGTTTTGGGGGAAAgaagaggaattcttgaacaccttaaagacaaacatttATTTGGGTGTAAGCTCTTGTGGGCTGGAATCTTACgctccaataaatgtgttagtctttaaggtgtcacaggacccctcgttgtttTTTCTGAAATAGACTAACACATCTCCCCCCCACTGAAATTTGGGGGAAGGGTTTTAAGTTTATTTTAATCCAtccattttacttttttttaatttcttcttgaGTACCTAATTAGCTACAGAGGCTGGTAAATTATAGGCTTTAGGCTCCAACAGCCAGAAATGGATTATAGCTATTTCATGCCATGAAATTCATTCTCACAAGCCACCACACAGCAGGGTGTAATTCCCCTTATGATATTCAGAAATTGTTTAACTTCCCAGCACACGGTGGGATGTGGGGAGGTGGAGATGATGAAGACTGAGGATTCAGCTTCTGTCAAGACCCTGATTTCACTCCTGGCATTTTGGCGCACACGCAGACAATGAGGAGCAGCATTCCATACGGCAAATAAGAAGAGAAGCAATCAGGGATCACAGCTGAAGTATGATGCCCGAGATCTCCCTAGGCCATGTACACAGACATAGTACAGTGAAAGCGTTGCATTTATTTAAGGGCCTATGGTATTGTCTGGTAGCCATCATAATGGAAGAATGTTGCATTTTTTAGTGGCATGCAAATGTTACAACCAGATTTCCCTTACTCTGCAGTAAAACAGACACAATCCATTCTATTCCTGGGCCAGACCTGGACCCTTCTCTCTGTACTGGAAGTCACTACAAAGCTAGGCCTCGTTCTCTCCATTTGATGACAATTTCAGCAACATTTTGGAGATGAACATAAAGCTCACAACAGCAGGTGCAACTGGAGACACAGTATCTTTACCTCTTTTTCGGCCTCTTTAAGTTCAGCTTCTTTCTCCTTGACTCTCTGGACGAACATTTGCCTCATCTCCTCTTCCTTTTTCTGCAGTTCCCCCAGAAATTCATTCCTCTTGGCCTCGTAAGTCTCCTGTAAGCTAAGCAGGATGAAGAAacccatgggaaaaaaatcagtggtctaaattctgctctcatttaggGCATCTCCACTGACATCTATGAGGGTGACCTGGGGTGAACACACGACAGTGCAGAATTTGACCATGCAGCTCTAGATTTTAAGGGAAGGGGCCAACTCAAAATCCACATCCCACCATGCTTAGGAGTCTGCGTAAGTTTGACTCTAGACCCAAGCTTGGCAGAGGAAGTCTGTCTCAATTAGCAAAGGGTTTAAGGGACTGTCAAAGAACAGCCCTCTGCCAAAGAATGTTGGAAGTACAATAGCCTCCTCAGACCTCCTGCTGGGAACAGGGGCACCGCCTTTGCTTCAGAGAAGATGGAGTGCTTCAGTCATTCCAGTCATCTGAGTCTCACATCCCCAATATATGTCAagcttttttcctgtgctgctctCTCCcgactccctcctcctcctcctgccccattttCCTTCTCTCACTTCTCCATCCACAGGCCTTGGAGGTCACTGGAAGGCTTTCAACTGACTTCGatgggctttggctcagaccTTCACCATCAAACCCTTCATCCACATATGGATCAGCAAGCAGCATGTGGTATACCTCTCCCAGGGCCTTTCCCTTCATGTAATTATCAGTTCTGTGCATTATGACAGGGCTTGAATGGACAGGCACTCACAACGAAGCTGTCTGATGCAGCAGTTGGCTACCCCATCACTGCCTGACTGCACTGTTCTAGTCTCCTAGCTCAGCTGTGACTCTGCGAAAAAGAACAGCAGAGACCACTACTGGATACTGGTGTGAACAGACTGCCAGAGCAGTCAGCCAAAGCGTTTAAAGATGGACATTTGCTCTCCATGCATAGCAGAGGCTCCTATGAGGCTGCTCAGCTTCTTAAAGAGGTCATTTCCCATAGTTCCCTCTGCTTCTagcatccccctccccacaccctatTCCACTCATGCCCCACGCTGCATCGTCCCTTCATTTCTCTACCTCTTCCCTTGTTCCACTCTTACGTTGATTGAAGTCCCCCACCCACTGAAACGTTAACCAGCTGCGGTGGCTGCTCAGCCACTCGTTATCAGCAGGGCTGCACAGAGTGTAATTAAGAGTCCAAAGATCGAACATCTCAGGAGGTTGGCATTTTCTGCAGAACCAGGCCACCATGCACTTACACAGAGCGATATGCTACCCAGCCTCCTGCCATGGCCCACGCATGCCTCTGCCAAGCTCTTTCTCTCCTACATTCAGTGCTGCAGGGATAGTACCTGAATGGCTTGCTGTCTGGATCAGTGTCTTTAAATCCCATTTCCTCCAGTTTGCACCGCCGGTACAGCTCATAGTGGCGCGTGTGGGTCTGCTCACGAAGATCCTCCATGTTCACGCGGATCAGCATCTCTCTCAGCTTCACAAAGTCACAGTGAGTTTCGTTCTCCACTGTTCAGAGTTGTGAGAGGGAGTTACAAAGAGAGACATGCACAGGTCTTCTCTGGATACCCCTCACCCTTCCACAGCCCCACAAAGGGGCTTCAACAACCCCTCCAGAAGCAGAAAGCAGCCCCTCTTAAGAGAAGCCCCATGCAGCAATGCACTACGTGGCGTGGACTGTAATTCTTAAACAAGAAACTAAGGCACGGAGGTGCCCAATGCCTCAGCAGAGCGACAGCTGGGGACTAATGGGGAGTCACTCCTGCTTCTGCCAATGAGCTCACAGTGCCTCTGGGGAGAATGGCCCCAGCATGACCAGTGAaacaccagccagcagcacttaCCCTGAACTGTGCCCCAGGGATACTGACGGGCTTTCATCATTTTGTTTCCTATTTTCAGTTCCTCCGTGCTGCCAATCACTGCGAAGGGCAAGTGGGCCTGAAACATTTCAAACAGGTCTGTATTAGACACCTTCTTACTAGTGCTGCTTGCAGGCCCCATGGCTCTGCATGGTTTTCACAGCATGGTTTTGCTCTTTCATTTCCCAGAAATGCAGAAAGGCCCACAGGGGCTGTTTTCTACCACAAAGCAGCAAGACTGAGAAATTTGAGAATTTCACCTATTTTTTTAGTTCTGAGACAACTAGCATGTGAGGAGTAACAGAAAACAGCACAGCCTAGTAGACTGAATATAGGGTTTGAAGCCAGGCACTTCCAGGGTCTGTTGCCAACTCTGCTACCAACTCCTTCCCTGACCATGGGCGAGTCACACAACCTCTGACTCTCAGCTTCCCATTGCAAAATAGGGCCCATACTTAGCAACCTCAAATGGTCCCTGTGCAGATGGAAGTTGGAAAAATGTAAAGTGCTCTATAAACATTAAGCTGTTGCTCATAGCCAGCTAGTAGATACACTCCAGCCCTCTCTCTAAAACCTTCCAGAAAaaatgcagcagctgctcccttaag
The nucleotide sequence above comes from Carettochelys insculpta isolate YL-2023 chromosome 13, ASM3395843v1, whole genome shotgun sequence. Encoded proteins:
- the SEPTIN6 gene encoding septin-6 isoform X5 is translated as MDTLFNTKFEGEPASHSQPGVQLKSSTYDLQESNVSLKLTIVGTVGFGDQINKEDSYKPIVEFIDAQFEAYLQEELKIKRVLHNFHDSRIHACLYFIAPTGHSLKSLDLVTMKKLDSKVNIIPIIAKSDAISKSELTKFKIKITSELVSNGVQIYQFPTDDESVAEINGTMNAHLPFAVIGSTEELKIGNKMMKARQYPWGTVQVENETHCDFVKLREMLIRVNMEDLREQTHTRHYELYRRCKLEEMGFKDTDPDSKPFSLQETYEAKRNEFLGELQKKEEEMRQMFVQRVKEKEAELKEAEKELHEKFDRLKKLHQDEKKKLEDKKKSLDDEVNAFKQRKAAAELLQSQAQQAGGSQTLKREKERKNNPWLCTE